The window GAGGAGCTGATCGGCTTCGGCAACCTGCTGCTCATCGCCGGCCACGAAACGACGTCGAACATGATCGCGCTCGGCACGCTGACGCTGCTGCGGCACCCGGACCAGCTGGCCGCCGTCCGCGACGACGAGGACGTGGCGACTCCGGCGATCGAAGAGCTGCTGCGCTCCCTGTCCATCGTCACCTACCTCGACCGGCGCGCGACGACGGGCCTGGAGATCGCCGGCCACCGGATCGCGGAGGGTTCCTGGCTGTCGCTGTCGGTACTGGCCGCGAACCACGACCCCGCCCTCGTCGGACCGGACGCCGGCCTCGACGTGCGCCGCAAACCGGTTCCCCACCTCGCTTTCGGGTTCGGCGCCCAGTGCCTCGGGCAGCAGCTGGCCCGGATCGAGCTGAAAGCGGCGCTGCCGGCTTTGCTGCGCCGCTTCCCGGCCCTGCGCCTGGCCGTGCCGTTCGAGCAGCTCGAATTCCGGACCGTCTCCCCCATCCACGGCGTCGCGTCCCTGCCGGTGACCTGGTGACCGGCGAGGCCTGAAGTCGCCGGCGGTCCGGTGCCCGGCCGAAACTCGATCGAAAGTCTTTGCGGGCCGGCGATGCACCGTGTTCTTCTGCTTGCGGTAAGTGACTACGTCGACTCGTCCAGGTCATCGGCGACCCTGCGGTGGGCAGCTCCTGGGCGCACGCCTGGTAAAGGAGACCCCATGGCACGAAGTTCGCCGGCCCCGCGCAGAGGGTGGCGATCGCCCGGCACCCGGGCACTGGCCGCGGCGGCCACCGTCGCCGCGACGGCCGCGGTCCTGGTGACCGCGCCGGGCGCCGACGCCGCGGCCAGTACCCTGGGGGCCGCGGCCGCGCAGTCCGGCCGGTACTTCGGCACCGCGATCGCCGCGGGCAGACTCGGCGACTCCGCCTACACC of the Amycolatopsis sp. NBC_01488 genome contains:
- a CDS encoding cytochrome P450, yielding MTATGPAEDQFANYAAMHAYMAELVAGLRADPGTGLLGDVIRRHDDEITDEELIGFGNLLLIAGHETTSNMIALGTLTLLRHPDQLAAVRDDEDVATPAIEELLRSLSIVTYLDRRATTGLEIAGHRIAEGSWLSLSVLAANHDPALVGPDAGLDVRRKPVPHLAFGFGAQCLGQQLARIELKAALPALLRRFPALRLAVPFEQLEFRTVSPIHGVASLPVTW